The genomic stretch GGCAGGTCAGTACTCGATGCCGGGGAGCAGGCCCGTCACCGGGGCGGCCAGGTCGGTGACCTGGTGCAACTGATGCAGCTGGTTCAGCTCGTGCACGCGGTTGAGCTGGTTCAGCTGCTCGGAGGGCCGCGGGAGCGCCGCCTTGTGCTCCTCGGGGATGTCGCTCACGGTGAGCGAGTCGAGCATGCGGATCGGGCTGAGGCCCCCGGCGTGGGCGTCCGCCTCGGCCGCGCTCGCCATGGGAGCGGCGAGGCCGGTGACCGAGGCGGCCAGACCGACGGCGGCGACGATACGACGTGTTGAGATCATGTTCGGAGCAACGCGCACGGGACCCCGCCGGACACGGCCGCGGTGCGCGCCTCACCCGTCAGGCGGACCGGCCCGGCTGGGCTTGCCGAGGCCGCCGGGGCGGAGGAGCCTCGTAGGAGAGGCCGTCGCGGCCCGCACTCCCGAGGACCGCCGGCCTGTGAGGAGGTCACCATGGGCAGCGCGGCAAGCCCCCGCTTCGACACCGAAGCCCTGCGCCGGGGCATAGAAGGTCATACGGCGACGACGCTGCTGTCGCTCTACGCGGACGACGCCGAACTGCGCGTCGTGGACCGCAACACCCAGCCCAGCAGTCCCCGGGTCCTGCACGGCCGTGACGAGATCAGCGAGTTGCTGGAGGACGTCTACAGCCGCGACATGACCCACAAGATGGAGCGTTGTGTCGTCGACGGCGACACGATCGCCTTCACCGAGTCCTGCGAGTACTCGGACGGGGTGCGCGTGCTCGCCGAGTCGATGGCATCGCTGCGGGACGGCAAGATCGTCGAGCAGACGATGATCCAGGCCTGGGACGAGTGAGCGAGGCTCGGTTAGGGTGAGGGAGGGCCGTGACTGGCGCTGAGGTGGAGCACCACCGGGGAGCGGCCCACGCAGAGTCGAATGCCGTGCGCCTGGGCGAACAGGAACATCAGCCCAGGAGTGGATCATGTCTCAGGCACGGCTGGGGGTACCTCCCAGGCCCTTAAGGCACTGGGGGAGGACGGCACCTCCCTCGCCCGGAAGATCGTCGAGGAGACCGCTGAGCGGGCGGCACAGCTGACCGAGCGCAC from Streptomyces davaonensis JCM 4913 encodes the following:
- a CDS encoding nuclear transport factor 2 family protein, producing MGSAASPRFDTEALRRGIEGHTATTLLSLYADDAELRVVDRNTQPSSPRVLHGRDEISELLEDVYSRDMTHKMERCVVDGDTIAFTESCEYSDGVRVLAESMASLRDGKIVEQTMIQAWDE